A stretch of the Papaver somniferum cultivar HN1 chromosome 6, ASM357369v1, whole genome shotgun sequence genome encodes the following:
- the LOC113287777 gene encoding uncharacterized protein LOC113287777 isoform X2, protein MGDLKKEETMVVGGGGEGENGEKDEKFIDGMAVMDFDMLCATVALQTEGGFYSSKGNNWGKLNNDDDGDDIDGGEFGGGVQRMWEGDVFDFLEDRRIALQTACCPCYRFGKNMGRAGLGHCFIQGTVYFILVITTLFSYITFTITRRHLFLYMALAFTVSAGTYFGYCRRQIRKQFNIRDGSYLLEHGSPSETIVFLFLSTLVFRTRAQVFMFWSSSLLLIIPGPCLLWRIIWYHKAGSKS, encoded by the exons ATGGGGGATTTGAAAAAGGAGGAAACGATGGTtgtaggaggaggaggagaaggagaGAATGGAGAAAAGGATGAGAAATTTATAGATGGAATGGCTGTTATGGATTTTGATATGCTTTGTGCAACTGTAGCTTTACAAACAGAAGGGGGATTTTATTCTTCTAAGGGTAATAATTGGGGGAAATTGAATAATGATGACGATGGTGATGATATTGATGGAGGTGAATTTGGTGGAGGAGTTCAAAGGATGTGGGAAGGTGATGTTTTTGATTTCTTAGAAGATCGTCGAATTGCTCTTCAAACGGCTTG TTGCCCATGTTACAGATTTGGTAAGAACATGGGAAGAGCTGGACTTGGTCATTGTTTTATTCAG GGGACTGTATATTTCATTCTTGTTATTACCACTCTTTTCAGCTACATTACTTTTACTATCACTCGGCGACACCTGTTTCTGTATATGGCACTTGCTTTCACCGTTTCAGCTGGAACCTACTTTGGCTATTGCCGGAGACAAATTCGGAAGCAATTTAATATCAGG GATGGTAGTTATTTGCTGGAGCATGGGTCACCAAGTGAAACAATTGTTTTCCTCTTCCTGTCAACTCTTGTATTTCGTACTCGTGCCCAAGTCTTTATGTTCTGGAGCAGTTCACTTTTGTTAATCATTCCAGGTCCTTGTCTCTTGTGGAGGATAATTTGGTATCACAAAGCTGGTTCCAAATCTTGA
- the LOC113287777 gene encoding uncharacterized protein LOC113287777 isoform X1: MGDLKKEETMVVGGGGEGENGEKDEKFIDGMAVMDFDMLCATVALQTEGGFYSSKGNNWGKLNNDDDGDDIDGGEFGGGVQRMWEGDVFDFLEDRRIALQTACCPCYRFGKNMGRAGLGHCFIQGTVYFILVITTLFSYITFTITRRHLFLYMALAFTVSAGTYFGYCRRQIRKQFNIRGSDSSLDDCLYHLTCPCCTLCQESRTLEINNVQDGIWRGRGDTFCVGSQGSNAFLELHQPSLAQTKFPDHCSMQRASTDVDHSWSIGVPHAEPLVPLTQL; encoded by the exons ATGGGGGATTTGAAAAAGGAGGAAACGATGGTtgtaggaggaggaggagaaggagaGAATGGAGAAAAGGATGAGAAATTTATAGATGGAATGGCTGTTATGGATTTTGATATGCTTTGTGCAACTGTAGCTTTACAAACAGAAGGGGGATTTTATTCTTCTAAGGGTAATAATTGGGGGAAATTGAATAATGATGACGATGGTGATGATATTGATGGAGGTGAATTTGGTGGAGGAGTTCAAAGGATGTGGGAAGGTGATGTTTTTGATTTCTTAGAAGATCGTCGAATTGCTCTTCAAACGGCTTG TTGCCCATGTTACAGATTTGGTAAGAACATGGGAAGAGCTGGACTTGGTCATTGTTTTATTCAG GGGACTGTATATTTCATTCTTGTTATTACCACTCTTTTCAGCTACATTACTTTTACTATCACTCGGCGACACCTGTTTCTGTATATGGCACTTGCTTTCACCGTTTCAGCTGGAACCTACTTTGGCTATTGCCGGAGACAAATTCGGAAGCAATTTAATATCAGG GGTAGTGATAGTTCTTTGGATGATTGTCTCTATCATCTAACCTGCCCCTGTTGTACCTTATGccag GAGTCGAGAACATTGGAGATCAATAATGTTCAAGATGGCATCTGGCGAGGTCGAGGAGACACCTTCTGCGTAGGAAGTCAAGGGAGCAACGCATTCCTCGAGTTACACCAGCCTTCGCTGGCACAAACCAAATTCCCTGATCATTGCAGCATGCAAAGAGCTTCAACAGATGTAGATCACTCATGGAGTATAGGAGTCCCTCATGCAGAGCCTTTGGTTCCACTGACCCAATTGTAG